Proteins encoded within one genomic window of Brassica rapa cultivar Chiifu-401-42 chromosome A09, CAAS_Brap_v3.01, whole genome shotgun sequence:
- the LOC103842453 gene encoding serine carboxypeptidase-like 8 isoform X4 — protein MSLTLKLYLLLLLVWSHHVDCASIVKFLPGFEGPLPFELETGYIGIGEEEEVQLFYYFIKSEKNPKEDPLLIWLNGGPGCSSLEGLFFENGPVGLKFEVYNGSLVSLVSSTYSWTQVANIIYLDQPVGAGFSYSRTPLDKTSDTNEAKMIHQFLQKWLSKHPQFLSNSFYVSGDSYSGKTIPALVQEISKGNYICCKPPINLQGYVLGNPVTHPEIDENYRIPFSHGMSLISDELYEYYLYYLIECWANNERVREALHVEKGTKGHWQRCNWTIPYNQDIISSVPYHMNNSISGYRSLIYSGDHDITMTFQGTQAWIKSLNYSIIDDWRPWMIEAQIAGYTRTYSNKMTYATIKGGGHTAEYKPNETFIMFQRWISGHTL, from the exons ATGAGTTTGACACTAAAGCTTTATCTTCTACTCCTACTTGTCTGGAGTCATCATGTTGATTGTGCCTCCATCGTCAAGTTTCTTCCCGGTTTTGAAGGCCCTCTTCCGTTCGAGCTTGAAACAGG GTACATCGGCATTGGTGAGGAAGAGGAAGTGCAATTGTTCTACTACTTCATCAAATCCGAGAAGAATCCAAAAGAAGATCCTCTCCTTATTTGGTTAAACGGAGGACCTGGATGCTCTTCTCTCGAAGGCCTTTTTTTTGAGAATG gacCTGTGGGTCTGAAGTTTGAGGTTTACAATGGAAGTCTAGTTTCTTTGGTCTCTTCTACATATTCATGGACACAG GTGGCGAACATAATATACTTGGATCAACCTGTTGGAGCTGGCTTCTCCTACTCAAGAACTCCACTTGATAAAACTAGTGACACAAATGAAGCAAAGATGATCCATCAGTTTCTTCAAAAG TGGCTAAGCAAGCATCCACAGTTTCTCTCCAACTCGTTTTACGTTTCCGGAGATTCTTATTCTGGCAAGACTATTCCAGCACTCGTTCAAGAAATCTCAAAAG GAAATTATATATGTTGTAAACCTCCCATTAATCTACAG GGTTATGTGCTGGGAAACCCAgtaacacatcctgaaattgaCGAAAACTATCGTATTCCATTTTCACATGGAATGTCATTAATCTCTGATGAACTCTACGAG TATTATCTATATTATCTCATTGAATGTTGGGCCAACAACGAGAGAGTTCGCGAAGCTCTTCATGTTGAAAAG GGGACTAAAGGACATTGGCAGCGATGTAACTGGACTATTCCATACAATCAAGACATTATAAGCAGCGTACCTTATCATATGAATAACAGCATCAGCGGATATCGATCTCTTATTTATAG TGGTGATCATGACATCACGATGACATTCCAAGGAACTCAAGCTTGGATCAAATCTCTGAATTACTCCATCATTGATGACTGGAGGCCATGGATGATAGAAGCTCAAATCGCTGG ATACACGAGAACTTATTCCAATAAGATGACATATGCTACCATCAAA GGAGGTGGACACACAGCAGAGTATAAACCAAACGAGACATTTATCATGTTCCAAAGGTGGATCAGTGGCCATACTTTGTAA
- the LOC103842455 gene encoding myb-like protein X isoform X1, whose translation MFRSSPRRGQRSKGFKVKHCVQLTLLIGVGIWLLYQVKHSHEKKALFETSAKAVVGGEKAVKLGRKDLNPGVVVEDEAVNVDRGFNDREIETRDDKNDEVVEGGGDENNEKESAESSEVEAKNDNGTGTEETEIEEKKDNGTGTEESETEENKDNANTEENEESKEKSGTEESEIEEKDNGGGTEENEEKSGTEESETEEKKDNGGTEEREIEEKKDNGGSEEIEESKEKGGGEEKIEEVSDENEGKEKKDSEEARENNYKGDDASSEVVHEKADEKVQVEEDKTGEPEDTVIKSVLPTDNEGSSSDEKNTGNDSDSSSEIKSEGESMEKNEKVEKEGFNDSNGDLTESKESSGKEDGSGSSVKTDEEVESSEVSSQDKETETKEKDESLSQEELKDRVAETKEKEESLSQEEIKNRLAETKEKDESLPQEETKDTKEKEESSSQEETKDGETETKAKEESSSQEETKDGETETKEKVEESLSQQEPKDKEIETKEKVEESKDGETETKEKEDSSSQGESKDGETETKEKEKSSSQEESKDKEAETKEKVEESSSQEKSDEDKESEKVEKEEESSSQEETKDKETETKAKEEESLSQEKKEDNETEKTVKEDESSSQEETKDKDSETKLKEESSSQEETETKEKEDPSSQDETKEKEVETKEKEEESSTNNDSQGNESTESEKKEAVEEIEKKKSEEDTSESSTENSNTETEQKQPEEDTTQKETEKEESNKNGGETEVVVTENDQQHSDNSLPQEVKDVRTDLETLPDSGNGGNSDNVAAE comes from the coding sequence atgttTAGATCATCGCCAAGAAGAGGACAGAGATCAAAGGGGTTCAAGGTGAAGCACTGTGTGCAGCTGACTCTGTTGATTGGTGTTGGGATATGGTTGCTTTATCAAGTGAAGCATTCTCATGAGAAGAAAGCTTTGTTTGAGACGAGCGCAAAGGCTGTTGTTGGTGGTGAGAAAGCTGTGAAGCTTGGGAGGAAAGATCTTAACCCGGGCGTTGTCGTTGAGGATGAAGCTGTGAATGTTGATAGGGGTTTTAATGATAGAGAGATTGAGACAAGAGATGATAAGAACGATGAGGTTGTGGAGGGAGGAGGTGATGAGAATAATGAGAAGGAGAGTGCAGAAAGCAGCGAGGTTGAGGCTAAGAATGACAATGGTACCGGTACAGAAGAGACTGAGATTGAGGAGAAGAAAGACAATGGTACCGGTACAGAAGAAAGTGAAACTGAGGAGAATAAAGACAATGCCAATACAGAAGAGAATGAGGAGAGTAAAGAGAAGAGTGGTACGGAGGAGAGTGAGATTGAGGAGAAGGACAATGGTGGTGGTACAGAAGAAAATGAAGAGAAGAGTGGAACTGAAGAAAGTGAAACTGAGGAGAAGAAAGACAATGGTGGTACAGAAGAGAGGGAGATTGAGGAGAAGAAAGACAATGGGGGTAGTGAAGAGATTGAGGAGAGCAAAGAGAAGGGTGGTGGAGAAGAGAAAATAGAGGAAGTGAGTGATGAGAATGAAGGGAAGGAGAAGAAGGATAGTGAAGAAGCAAGAGAGAATAATTACAAAGGAGATGATGCTTCTAGTGAGGTGGTTCATGAGAAGGCAGATGAGAAGGTGCAAGTGGAGGAAGACAAGACCGGAGAACCGGAAGACACTGTTATCAAGAGTGTTTTGCCGACTGATAATGAGGGAAGCAGCAGTGATGAGAAGAACACTGGTAATGATTCGGATTCCTCTAGTGAGATTAAATCTGAGGGTGAATCCATGGAGAAGAATGAGAAGGTGGAGAAGGAAGGGTTTAATGATTCTAATGGCGACCTGACTGAGTCCAAAGAATCTTCTGGGAAGGAGGATGGGTCAGGGTCTAGTGTGAAGACAGATGAGGAAGTAGAATCTTCTGAAGTCTCATCTCAAGACAAGGAAACGGAGACAAAGGAGAAAGATGAGTCTTTGTCCCAAGAGGAACTTAAAGATAGAGTAGCTGAAACTAAGGAGAAAGAAGAATCTTTGTCCCAAGAGGAAATTAAAAATAGATTAGCTGAGACTAAGGAGAAAGATGAATCTTTGCCTCAAGAGGAAACTAAAGACACAAAGGAGAAAGAAGAGTCTTCTTCTCAAGAGGAAACTAAAGATGGAGAAACCGAGACCAAAGCTAAGGAAGAGTCTTCGTCTCAAGAGGAAACTAAAGATGGAGAAACTGAGACAAAAGAGAAAGTAGAAGAGTCTTTGTCTCAACAGGAACCTAAAGACAAGGAAATTGAGACAAAGGAGAAAGTAGAAGAGTCTAAAGATGGAGAAACTGAGACAAAGGAGAAGGAAGATTCTTCGTCTCAAGGTGAATCTAAAGATGGAGAAACTGAGACAAAGGAGAAGGAAAAGTCTTCTTCTCAAGAGGAATCTAAAGACAAGGAAGCTGAGACAAAGGAGAAAGTAGAAGAGTCTTCGTCCCAAGAGAAAAGTGATGAAGACAAGGAAAGTGAAAAAgttgagaaagaagaagagtctTCGTCCCAAGAAGAAACTAAAGACAAAGAAACTGAGACAAAAGCAAAAGAAGAAGAGTCTTTGTCCCAAGAGAAGAAGGAAGACAATGAAACCGAGAAAACTGTGAAGGAGGATGAATCTTCTTCTCAAGAGGAAACCAAAGACAAGGATTCTGAAACAAAGTTGAAAGAAGAGTCTTCTTCCCAAGAGGAAACTGAGACAAAGGAGAAAGAAGATCCTTCTTCTCAAGATGAAACTAAAGAGAAAGAAGTGGAGacaaaggagaaagaagaagagtctTCAACCAACAATGATTCACAGGGAAATGAAAGTACCGAGAGTGAGAAGAAGGAAGCAGTTGAGGaaatagagaagaagaagagtgaggAAGACACGAGTGAATCTAGCACAGAAAATAGCAATACTGAGACTGAACAAAAGCAACCAGAGGAGGATACTACACAAAAAGAGACAGAGAAAGAGGAAAGCAACAAGAATGGTGGTGAGACAGAGGTGGTGGTGACTGAGAACGATCAGCAACATTCTGACAATAGTCTTCCTCAAGAAGTAAAAGATGTTCGTACTGATCTTGAAACTCTTCCAGATTCTGGTAATGGAGGAAACAGTGATAACGTTGCTGCTGAGTAG
- the LOC103842453 gene encoding serine carboxypeptidase-like 8 isoform X3, with the protein MSLTLKLYLLLLLVWSHHVDCASIVKFLPGFEGPLPFELETGYIGIGEEEEVQLFYYFIKSEKNPKEDPLLIWLNGGPGCSSLEGLFFENGPVGLKFEVYNGSLVSLVSSTYSWTQVANIIYLDQPVGAGFSYSRTPLDKTSDTNEAKMIHQFLQKWLSKHPQFLSNSFYVSGDSYSGKTIPALVQEISKGMQLYMILYLYCICFNNIGTMIHAGNYICCKPPINLQGYVLGNPVTHPEIDENYRIPFSHGMSLISDELYEYYLYYLIECWANNERVREALHVEKGTKGHWQRCNWTIPYNQDIISSVPYHMNNSISGYRSLIYSGDHDITMTFQGTQAWIKSLNYSIIDDWRPWMIEAQIAGYTRTYSNKMTYATIKGGGHTAEYKPNETFIMFQRWISGHTL; encoded by the exons ATGAGTTTGACACTAAAGCTTTATCTTCTACTCCTACTTGTCTGGAGTCATCATGTTGATTGTGCCTCCATCGTCAAGTTTCTTCCCGGTTTTGAAGGCCCTCTTCCGTTCGAGCTTGAAACAGG GTACATCGGCATTGGTGAGGAAGAGGAAGTGCAATTGTTCTACTACTTCATCAAATCCGAGAAGAATCCAAAAGAAGATCCTCTCCTTATTTGGTTAAACGGAGGACCTGGATGCTCTTCTCTCGAAGGCCTTTTTTTTGAGAATG gacCTGTGGGTCTGAAGTTTGAGGTTTACAATGGAAGTCTAGTTTCTTTGGTCTCTTCTACATATTCATGGACACAG GTGGCGAACATAATATACTTGGATCAACCTGTTGGAGCTGGCTTCTCCTACTCAAGAACTCCACTTGATAAAACTAGTGACACAAATGAAGCAAAGATGATCCATCAGTTTCTTCAAAAG TGGCTAAGCAAGCATCCACAGTTTCTCTCCAACTCGTTTTACGTTTCCGGAGATTCTTATTCTGGCAAGACTATTCCAGCACTCGTTCAAGAAATCTCAAAAGGTATGCAATTATATATGATATTGTATCTGTATTGTATCTGTTTTAACAATATTGGCACTATGATTCATGCAGGAAATTATATATGTTGTAAACCTCCCATTAATCTACAG GGTTATGTGCTGGGAAACCCAgtaacacatcctgaaattgaCGAAAACTATCGTATTCCATTTTCACATGGAATGTCATTAATCTCTGATGAACTCTACGAG TATTATCTATATTATCTCATTGAATGTTGGGCCAACAACGAGAGAGTTCGCGAAGCTCTTCATGTTGAAAAG GGGACTAAAGGACATTGGCAGCGATGTAACTGGACTATTCCATACAATCAAGACATTATAAGCAGCGTACCTTATCATATGAATAACAGCATCAGCGGATATCGATCTCTTATTTATAG TGGTGATCATGACATCACGATGACATTCCAAGGAACTCAAGCTTGGATCAAATCTCTGAATTACTCCATCATTGATGACTGGAGGCCATGGATGATAGAAGCTCAAATCGCTGG ATACACGAGAACTTATTCCAATAAGATGACATATGCTACCATCAAA GGAGGTGGACACACAGCAGAGTATAAACCAAACGAGACATTTATCATGTTCCAAAGGTGGATCAGTGGCCATACTTTGTAA
- the LOC103842453 gene encoding serine carboxypeptidase-like 10 isoform X2, with amino-acid sequence MSLTLKLYLLLLLVWSHHVDCASIVKFLPGFEGPLPFELETGYIGIGEEEEVQLFYYFIKSEKNPKEDPLLIWLNGGPGCSSLEGLFFENGPVGLKFEVYNGSLVSLVSSTYSWTQVANIIYLDQPVGAGFSYSRTPLDKTSDTNEAKMIHQFLQKWLSKHPQFLSNSFYVSGDSYSGKTIPALVQEISKGNYICCKPPINLQGYVLGNPVTHPEIDENYRIPFSHGMSLISDELYESLKRNCKGNYRNVDPRNTKCLKLVEEYHKCTDKINTQHILLPDCDDKSNSSNTSPDCYYYLYYLIECWANNERVREALHVEKGTKGHWQRCNWTIPYNQDIISSVPYHMNNSISGYRSLIYSGDHDITMTFQGTQAWIKSLNYSIIDDWRPWMIEAQIAGYTRTYSNKMTYATIKGGGHTAEYKPNETFIMFQRWISGHTL; translated from the exons ATGAGTTTGACACTAAAGCTTTATCTTCTACTCCTACTTGTCTGGAGTCATCATGTTGATTGTGCCTCCATCGTCAAGTTTCTTCCCGGTTTTGAAGGCCCTCTTCCGTTCGAGCTTGAAACAGG GTACATCGGCATTGGTGAGGAAGAGGAAGTGCAATTGTTCTACTACTTCATCAAATCCGAGAAGAATCCAAAAGAAGATCCTCTCCTTATTTGGTTAAACGGAGGACCTGGATGCTCTTCTCTCGAAGGCCTTTTTTTTGAGAATG gacCTGTGGGTCTGAAGTTTGAGGTTTACAATGGAAGTCTAGTTTCTTTGGTCTCTTCTACATATTCATGGACACAG GTGGCGAACATAATATACTTGGATCAACCTGTTGGAGCTGGCTTCTCCTACTCAAGAACTCCACTTGATAAAACTAGTGACACAAATGAAGCAAAGATGATCCATCAGTTTCTTCAAAAG TGGCTAAGCAAGCATCCACAGTTTCTCTCCAACTCGTTTTACGTTTCCGGAGATTCTTATTCTGGCAAGACTATTCCAGCACTCGTTCAAGAAATCTCAAAAG GAAATTATATATGTTGTAAACCTCCCATTAATCTACAG GGTTATGTGCTGGGAAACCCAgtaacacatcctgaaattgaCGAAAACTATCGTATTCCATTTTCACATGGAATGTCATTAATCTCTGATGAACTCTACGAG TCATTGAAGAGAAATTGCAAAGGAAATTATAGAAATGTGGATCCACGTAACACAAAATGTTTGAAACTTGTTGAAGAATACCATAAG TGCACTGACAAAATAAACACACAACATATATTATTACCAGATTGCGATGACAAAAGTAATTCATCAAATACATCTCCTGATTGTTAT TATTATCTATATTATCTCATTGAATGTTGGGCCAACAACGAGAGAGTTCGCGAAGCTCTTCATGTTGAAAAG GGGACTAAAGGACATTGGCAGCGATGTAACTGGACTATTCCATACAATCAAGACATTATAAGCAGCGTACCTTATCATATGAATAACAGCATCAGCGGATATCGATCTCTTATTTATAG TGGTGATCATGACATCACGATGACATTCCAAGGAACTCAAGCTTGGATCAAATCTCTGAATTACTCCATCATTGATGACTGGAGGCCATGGATGATAGAAGCTCAAATCGCTGG ATACACGAGAACTTATTCCAATAAGATGACATATGCTACCATCAAA GGAGGTGGACACACAGCAGAGTATAAACCAAACGAGACATTTATCATGTTCCAAAGGTGGATCAGTGGCCATACTTTGTAA
- the LOC103842452 gene encoding VQ motif-containing protein 29, giving the protein MEATSQPCFSHNYLRSSENYNSSLHSTRKQPAKPWKRPVTASLQRMHPRVYRVEPVNFKELVQRLTGAPQDHERDEVHQVETKPLLKVQHGLVEVRQPLKIFRETTTQENPLAFDLSPSSSRFWEAFPLLSSANLSRW; this is encoded by the coding sequence ATGGAAGCTACTTCACAGCCTTGTTTCTCTCATAATTACCTTAGATCATCTGAAAACTACAACTCATCGCTCCATTCGACACGAAAGCAACCTGCAAAGCCATGGAAAAGACCCGTAACAGCTTCGCTTCAACGAATGCATCCCAGAGTTTACCGAGTCGAGCCTGTGAACTTCAAAGAGTTGGTTCAGAGGCTAACCGGCGCACCACAAGATCACGAGAGAGATGAGGTGCATCAAGTTGAAACTAAGCCACTACTCAAGGTGCAACACGGTCTAGTTGAGGTTAGGCAGCCACTCAAGATTTTCCGTGAAACAACAACTCAAGAGAACCCACTGGCGTTTGATCTGTCTCCTTCATCATCTCGTTTTTGGGAAGCTTTCCCTCTTCTCAGTTCTGCGAATCTATCAAGATGGTAG
- the LOC103842453 gene encoding serine carboxypeptidase-like 10 isoform X1 — translation MSLTLKLYLLLLLVWSHHVDCASIVKFLPGFEGPLPFELETGYIGIGEEEEVQLFYYFIKSEKNPKEDPLLIWLNGGPGCSSLEGLFFENGPVGLKFEVYNGSLVSLVSSTYSWTQVANIIYLDQPVGAGFSYSRTPLDKTSDTNEAKMIHQFLQKWLSKHPQFLSNSFYVSGDSYSGKTIPALVQEISKGMQLYMILYLYCICFNNIGTMIHAGNYICCKPPINLQGYVLGNPVTHPEIDENYRIPFSHGMSLISDELYESLKRNCKGNYRNVDPRNTKCLKLVEEYHKCTDKINTQHILLPDCDDKSNSSNTSPDCYYYLYYLIECWANNERVREALHVEKGTKGHWQRCNWTIPYNQDIISSVPYHMNNSISGYRSLIYSGDHDITMTFQGTQAWIKSLNYSIIDDWRPWMIEAQIAGYTRTYSNKMTYATIKGGGHTAEYKPNETFIMFQRWISGHTL, via the exons ATGAGTTTGACACTAAAGCTTTATCTTCTACTCCTACTTGTCTGGAGTCATCATGTTGATTGTGCCTCCATCGTCAAGTTTCTTCCCGGTTTTGAAGGCCCTCTTCCGTTCGAGCTTGAAACAGG GTACATCGGCATTGGTGAGGAAGAGGAAGTGCAATTGTTCTACTACTTCATCAAATCCGAGAAGAATCCAAAAGAAGATCCTCTCCTTATTTGGTTAAACGGAGGACCTGGATGCTCTTCTCTCGAAGGCCTTTTTTTTGAGAATG gacCTGTGGGTCTGAAGTTTGAGGTTTACAATGGAAGTCTAGTTTCTTTGGTCTCTTCTACATATTCATGGACACAG GTGGCGAACATAATATACTTGGATCAACCTGTTGGAGCTGGCTTCTCCTACTCAAGAACTCCACTTGATAAAACTAGTGACACAAATGAAGCAAAGATGATCCATCAGTTTCTTCAAAAG TGGCTAAGCAAGCATCCACAGTTTCTCTCCAACTCGTTTTACGTTTCCGGAGATTCTTATTCTGGCAAGACTATTCCAGCACTCGTTCAAGAAATCTCAAAAGGTATGCAATTATATATGATATTGTATCTGTATTGTATCTGTTTTAACAATATTGGCACTATGATTCATGCAGGAAATTATATATGTTGTAAACCTCCCATTAATCTACAG GGTTATGTGCTGGGAAACCCAgtaacacatcctgaaattgaCGAAAACTATCGTATTCCATTTTCACATGGAATGTCATTAATCTCTGATGAACTCTACGAG TCATTGAAGAGAAATTGCAAAGGAAATTATAGAAATGTGGATCCACGTAACACAAAATGTTTGAAACTTGTTGAAGAATACCATAAG TGCACTGACAAAATAAACACACAACATATATTATTACCAGATTGCGATGACAAAAGTAATTCATCAAATACATCTCCTGATTGTTAT TATTATCTATATTATCTCATTGAATGTTGGGCCAACAACGAGAGAGTTCGCGAAGCTCTTCATGTTGAAAAG GGGACTAAAGGACATTGGCAGCGATGTAACTGGACTATTCCATACAATCAAGACATTATAAGCAGCGTACCTTATCATATGAATAACAGCATCAGCGGATATCGATCTCTTATTTATAG TGGTGATCATGACATCACGATGACATTCCAAGGAACTCAAGCTTGGATCAAATCTCTGAATTACTCCATCATTGATGACTGGAGGCCATGGATGATAGAAGCTCAAATCGCTGG ATACACGAGAACTTATTCCAATAAGATGACATATGCTACCATCAAA GGAGGTGGACACACAGCAGAGTATAAACCAAACGAGACATTTATCATGTTCCAAAGGTGGATCAGTGGCCATACTTTGTAA
- the LOC103842455 gene encoding myb-like protein X isoform X2, whose translation MFRSSPRRGQRSKGFKVKHCVQLTLLIGVGIWLLYQVKHSHEKKALFETSAKAVVGGEKAVKLGRKDLNPGVVVEDEAVNVDRGFNDREIETRDDKNDEVVEGGGDENNEKESAESSEVEAKNDNGTGTEETEIEEKKDNGTGTEESETEENKDNANTEENEESKEKSGTEESEIEEKDNGGGTEENEEKSGTEESETEEKKDNGGTEEREIEEKKDNGGSEEIEESKEKGGGEEKIEEVSDENEGKEKKDSEEARENNYKGDDASSEVVHEKADEKVQVEEDKTGEPEDTVIKSVLPTDNEGSSSDEKNTGNDSDSSSEIKSEGESMEKNEKVEKEGFNDSNGDLTESKESSGKEDGSGSSVKTDEEVESSEVSSQDKETETKEKDESLSQEELKDRVAETKEKEESLSQEEIKNRLAETKEKDESEETKDKETETKAKEEESLSQEKKEDNETEKTVKEDESSSQEETKDKDSETKLKEESSSQEETETKEKEDPSSQDETKEKEVETKEKEEESSTNNDSQGNESTESEKKEAVEEIEKKKSEEDTSESSTENSNTETEQKQPEEDTTQKETEKEESNKNGGETEVVVTENDQQHSDNSLPQEVKDVRTDLETLPDSGNGGNSDNVAAE comes from the exons atgttTAGATCATCGCCAAGAAGAGGACAGAGATCAAAGGGGTTCAAGGTGAAGCACTGTGTGCAGCTGACTCTGTTGATTGGTGTTGGGATATGGTTGCTTTATCAAGTGAAGCATTCTCATGAGAAGAAAGCTTTGTTTGAGACGAGCGCAAAGGCTGTTGTTGGTGGTGAGAAAGCTGTGAAGCTTGGGAGGAAAGATCTTAACCCGGGCGTTGTCGTTGAGGATGAAGCTGTGAATGTTGATAGGGGTTTTAATGATAGAGAGATTGAGACAAGAGATGATAAGAACGATGAGGTTGTGGAGGGAGGAGGTGATGAGAATAATGAGAAGGAGAGTGCAGAAAGCAGCGAGGTTGAGGCTAAGAATGACAATGGTACCGGTACAGAAGAGACTGAGATTGAGGAGAAGAAAGACAATGGTACCGGTACAGAAGAAAGTGAAACTGAGGAGAATAAAGACAATGCCAATACAGAAGAGAATGAGGAGAGTAAAGAGAAGAGTGGTACGGAGGAGAGTGAGATTGAGGAGAAGGACAATGGTGGTGGTACAGAAGAAAATGAAGAGAAGAGTGGAACTGAAGAAAGTGAAACTGAGGAGAAGAAAGACAATGGTGGTACAGAAGAGAGGGAGATTGAGGAGAAGAAAGACAATGGGGGTAGTGAAGAGATTGAGGAGAGCAAAGAGAAGGGTGGTGGAGAAGAGAAAATAGAGGAAGTGAGTGATGAGAATGAAGGGAAGGAGAAGAAGGATAGTGAAGAAGCAAGAGAGAATAATTACAAAGGAGATGATGCTTCTAGTGAGGTGGTTCATGAGAAGGCAGATGAGAAGGTGCAAGTGGAGGAAGACAAGACCGGAGAACCGGAAGACACTGTTATCAAGAGTGTTTTGCCGACTGATAATGAGGGAAGCAGCAGTGATGAGAAGAACACTGGTAATGATTCGGATTCCTCTAGTGAGATTAAATCTGAGGGTGAATCCATGGAGAAGAATGAGAAGGTGGAGAAGGAAGGGTTTAATGATTCTAATGGCGACCTGACTGAGTCCAAAGAATCTTCTGGGAAGGAGGATGGGTCAGGGTCTAGTGTGAAGACAGATGAGGAAGTAGAATCTTCTGAAGTCTCATCTCAAGACAAGGAAACGGAGACAAAGGAGAAAGATGAGTCTTTGTCCCAAGAGGAACTTAAAGATAGAGTAGCTGAAACTAAGGAGAAAGAAGAATCTTTGTCCCAAGAGGAAATTAAAAATAGATTAGCTGAGACTAAGGAGAAAGATGAATCT GAAGAAACTAAAGACAAAGAAACTGAGACAAAAGCAAAAGAAGAAGAGTCTTTGTCCCAAGAGAAGAAGGAAGACAATGAAACCGAGAAAACTGTGAAGGAGGATGAATCTTCTTCTCAAGAGGAAACCAAAGACAAGGATTCTGAAACAAAGTTGAAAGAAGAGTCTTCTTCCCAAGAGGAAACTGAGACAAAGGAGAAAGAAGATCCTTCTTCTCAAGATGAAACTAAAGAGAAAGAAGTGGAGacaaaggagaaagaagaagagtctTCAACCAACAATGATTCACAGGGAAATGAAAGTACCGAGAGTGAGAAGAAGGAAGCAGTTGAGGaaatagagaagaagaagagtgaggAAGACACGAGTGAATCTAGCACAGAAAATAGCAATACTGAGACTGAACAAAAGCAACCAGAGGAGGATACTACACAAAAAGAGACAGAGAAAGAGGAAAGCAACAAGAATGGTGGTGAGACAGAGGTGGTGGTGACTGAGAACGATCAGCAACATTCTGACAATAGTCTTCCTCAAGAAGTAAAAGATGTTCGTACTGATCTTGAAACTCTTCCAGATTCTGGTAATGGAGGAAACAGTGATAACGTTGCTGCTGAGTAG